A single window of Mycoplasma bradburyae DNA harbors:
- the scpB gene encoding SMC-Scp complex subunit ScpB produces MMKTKIKKITKKFKLSNKKEVEELSTKEILEDQKEFSEQVDKLTEKKQKPTFEDIGSSTVDFETDDNDKFYQSVREAIEQTSEIVDDLEEKDKPNKNQDKKELSVKAIIQAALYVAGKNGMNLQELNKILPRLHQDQIFKELEEMTYSYDQNQNFGLTIKNYGGRYKILTKADVKKEMQRYVSEKFKNPLNKGLMEVLAIVAYNQPCTRARINEIRGVDSLNLVDNLLEKGLIVEIGRADTPGRPFLYNVSEKFFDLFGIESIDDLPEIKHFDPDSYQEGNFFDSNRYDDNE; encoded by the coding sequence ATGATGAAAACTAAAATAAAAAAGATAACTAAAAAATTTAAACTAAGTAACAAAAAAGAAGTTGAAGAATTATCAACAAAAGAAATCTTAGAAGATCAAAAAGAGTTTTCTGAACAAGTTGATAAATTAACCGAAAAAAAACAAAAACCAACTTTTGAAGATATTGGTAGTTCAACAGTTGATTTTGAAACTGATGATAACGATAAATTCTATCAATCAGTAAGAGAAGCGATAGAACAAACTAGTGAAATTGTTGATGATTTAGAAGAAAAAGATAAACCAAATAAAAATCAAGATAAAAAAGAGTTATCAGTAAAAGCGATTATTCAAGCTGCATTATATGTTGCAGGTAAAAATGGTATGAATCTACAAGAACTGAATAAGATCTTACCAAGATTACATCAAGATCAGATCTTTAAAGAACTTGAAGAAATGACTTATAGTTATGATCAAAATCAAAACTTTGGTTTAACAATCAAAAACTACGGTGGTCGATATAAGATTTTAACTAAAGCTGATGTTAAAAAAGAGATGCAACGCTATGTATCTGAAAAATTCAAAAATCCATTAAACAAAGGATTAATGGAAGTTTTAGCAATTGTTGCTTATAACCAACCTTGTACTAGAGCTAGAATTAATGAAATTAGAGGTGTTGATTCATTAAATTTAGTTGATAATTTACTAGAAAAAGGTTTGATTGTTGAAATCGGTAGAGCAGATACTCCAGGAAGACCTTTCCTGTATAATGTTTCTGAAAAATTCTTTGATTTATTCGGGATTGAATCAATTGATGATCTACCAGAGATTAAGCATTTTGATCCGGATTCATATCAA
- the scpA gene encoding segregation/condensation protein A translates to MLKKLNNNSTNMIKLIWCEDINHGIAKDNQLPWDIKSELKHFRESTLNHPIIMGYNTYTAINKILDNRANIVISKKHQNELRNNNEIFLYSDIKKALIDFSVVDLFIIGGKKIIENSIKYADELVISKLEDDYQCDLFVDVDYTDFELVDTKINDEFKVEYWHRKKNTKKPEDLIEELNINITDDFLNLSFKHFSGPFDLLLHLIKDKKMDIMALDLFELANQYFQYINKHMINLDVVSDYLYMACELLRIKSDLSIPNFDTEEKVDLNNDDERDRIVKRIIEYKRYSELLPSLHKMQLERFSLFSKEEDDWDVFKLTTNDLPEAPLPDYVNPKKLKKAMERVFEKLKIKTITEHKIVIEELSIEDVKAEILEIIKKELDNKYDVSTDLETIFSQIDQKKLSLRYFVTAFVCLLVLVREQKIDLHQREDDDLIYISLVDTSKIVVVQESIEDAIKRQKQDEEELQESIKKIQEERRQAFFKQREEYFKKKYGEYYVSKEDYAKLSPEEKINIRINQRKIDEQEKLNKAKEQNLVDENNQVIDLKNKKPTAKQILYEADLIVQQLEDLINDKQEDYDSEAKLEALHTGLINLDEDGEEIKKDDNESN, encoded by the coding sequence GTGTTAAAAAAATTAAATAACAACTCAACAAATATGATTAAACTTATCTGGTGTGAAGACATTAATCATGGAATAGCTAAAGACAATCAACTTCCGTGAGATATTAAAAGTGAACTAAAACATTTTAGAGAAAGCACACTTAATCACCCGATTATTATGGGGTATAACACTTATACTGCGATTAACAAAATTTTAGATAACCGAGCTAATATCGTAATTTCTAAAAAACATCAAAATGAATTAAGGAATAACAATGAAATCTTCTTATATTCGGATATTAAAAAAGCATTAATCGATTTTAGTGTTGTAGATTTATTTATCATCGGCGGGAAGAAGATAATTGAAAACTCAATTAAGTATGCTGACGAATTGGTTATCTCTAAATTGGAAGATGATTATCAATGTGATCTATTTGTTGATGTTGATTACACTGATTTTGAGTTAGTTGATACTAAAATTAATGATGAGTTTAAGGTTGAGTACTGACACAGAAAGAAAAATACCAAAAAGCCAGAAGATTTAATAGAAGAGTTGAATATTAATATCACTGACGACTTTTTAAACCTATCATTTAAACATTTTAGTGGTCCTTTTGATCTATTACTTCATCTTATTAAAGATAAAAAAATGGATATAATGGCTTTAGATCTTTTTGAATTAGCCAACCAATATTTCCAATACATTAACAAGCATATGATTAATCTAGATGTAGTATCAGATTATTTATATATGGCTTGTGAGTTGTTAAGAATTAAATCTGATTTATCTATTCCTAATTTTGATACTGAAGAAAAAGTTGATCTTAATAATGATGACGAACGCGATCGAATTGTAAAGAGAATTATTGAATATAAGCGTTATTCAGAATTATTGCCATCACTACACAAAATGCAACTTGAAAGATTTTCATTATTTTCAAAAGAAGAAGATGACTGAGATGTATTCAAATTAACAACTAATGATTTACCAGAAGCACCATTGCCAGATTATGTTAATCCTAAGAAACTTAAAAAAGCAATGGAACGAGTTTTTGAAAAACTTAAAATTAAAACCATTACAGAACATAAGATTGTTATTGAAGAGTTATCAATCGAAGATGTTAAAGCTGAAATCTTAGAAATTATTAAAAAAGAACTTGATAATAAATATGATGTATCAACTGATTTAGAAACAATCTTTAGTCAAATTGATCAGAAAAAATTATCATTAAGATATTTTGTAACAGCTTTTGTTTGTTTATTAGTTTTAGTACGCGAACAAAAAATTGACTTGCATCAAAGAGAAGATGATGATTTAATATATATTTCTTTAGTTGATACTTCTAAGATAGTTGTAGTTCAAGAATCAATTGAAGATGCAATCAAACGCCAGAAACAAGACGAAGAAGAATTGCAAGAATCAATTAAAAAGATTCAAGAAGAACGTCGTCAAGCATTCTTCAAACAACGTGAAGAGTACTTTAAGAAAAAATATGGTGAATATTATGTTTCTAAGGAAGATTATGCAAAACTATCTCCAGAAGAAAAAATTAATATCAGAATTAACCAACGAAAGATCGATGAACAAGAAAAATTAAATAAAGCTAAAGAACAAAATTTAGTTGATGAAAATAATCAAGTAATTGATCTTAAGAATAAAAAACCTACTGCAAAACAAATCTTATATGAAGCAGATCTAATCGTTCAACAACTAGAAGATCTAATAAATGATAAGCAAGAAGATTATGATTCAGAAGCTAAATTAGAAGCATTACATACCGGTTTAATCAATCTTGATGAAGATGGTGAAGAGATTAAAAAAGACGATAACGAATCAAACTAA
- a CDS encoding lysophospholipid acyltransferase family protein, giving the protein MRFIIRLLSFLIFPFVGLEFAIRYLVALIKASIYKNNPTFYTKENRFKTVYILASRIIFFKGLKIELKNEDLIPNKPVLFIGNHKSNIDPFVMIWMANHLKDITELTFVAKAELKKKSIGKIMSLIDVIFIDRQSIRQAAKATLDEIELLKNTSVCVFAEGTRVFSHELAEFKAGSIKAAYKAFCPIVPFSLFNTQGRMEKISNKKRPVQEGFRKAKTKKIYIEFLKPLKPIDYSRSESTYIINSIRKQIQETYNKQLADFVKK; this is encoded by the coding sequence ATGCGTTTTATTATACGTTTATTAAGCTTTTTAATTTTTCCTTTTGTTGGTTTAGAATTTGCAATTAGATATCTTGTAGCTCTAATTAAAGCTAGTATTTATAAGAATAATCCAACGTTTTATACAAAGGAAAATCGTTTTAAAACCGTATATATTTTAGCTAGTCGGATAATATTTTTTAAAGGATTAAAAATCGAGTTAAAAAACGAAGATTTAATTCCTAATAAACCTGTTCTTTTTATCGGAAATCACAAATCAAACATTGATCCATTTGTAATGATTTGAATGGCTAACCACTTAAAAGATATTACCGAATTAACTTTTGTCGCTAAAGCTGAATTAAAAAAGAAATCTATTGGTAAGATTATGTCTTTAATTGATGTAATTTTTATTGATCGACAAAGTATTAGACAAGCAGCTAAAGCAACTTTAGATGAGATAGAACTATTAAAAAACACCTCAGTTTGCGTATTCGCTGAAGGTACAAGAGTATTTTCGCATGAGTTAGCTGAATTTAAAGCTGGTTCTATCAAAGCTGCTTACAAAGCTTTTTGTCCTATCGTTCCTTTTAGTTTGTTTAACACACAAGGACGAATGGAGAAGATTTCAAATAAGAAGAGACCAGTTCAAGAAGGTTTTAGAAAAGCTAAAACTAAAAAGATCTACATTGAATTCTTAAAGCCATTAAAGCCAATTGATTATTCAAGATCTGAATCAACTTATATTATTAACAGCATAAGAAAGCAAATTCAGGAAACTTATAATAAACAGTTAGCTGATTTTGTTAAAAAATAA
- a CDS encoding holo-ACP synthase, with product MIIGIGIDSVTISRFQQKKSPEFVKKLLTEHELNKYKSVIGDNNQNIFLAIRWAFKEAIFKALRTWDDFTQLEIRKINGAYECSLNDKIKLHLSISHEGERLVAVAVAERV from the coding sequence ATGATTATTGGAATTGGCATAGACTCAGTAACTATTTCAAGATTTCAACAAAAGAAATCACCTGAATTTGTAAAGAAACTTTTAACAGAACACGAATTAAATAAATATAAGTCTGTTATCGGAGACAATAACCAAAACATCTTTTTAGCTATTAGATGAGCTTTTAAAGAAGCTATTTTTAAAGCTCTTAGAACTTGAGATGATTTCACTCAATTAGAAATTCGTAAGATTAATGGTGCTTATGAATGTTCTTTAAACGATAAGATTAAATTGCACCTTTCAATTTCACACGAAGGTGAAAGATTAGTTGCAGTTGCTGTAGCTGAAAGAGTTTAA
- a CDS encoding ribonuclease HIII — translation MSSNTYSIKKLSDQVIKKFIDQIKEFEIDNNNEFVYKRFNYYDYLIISVYKTNSILIQPTKLANSKHLNTFINKYCFWETNNKNQTTLTDKTTYNKVQKQTKASSNRFYKNDALYVDLTNESTIGCDEVGVGEYLGPIVTCCALVKKDDFNRVIELGVKDSKQLTDDKIISIANELKKFIDYQIFCFDSTPSALCFNEMYDKLKNINALKAYMHNAGLDAFNKKYLIKSKIVLDEFVTSKKYYEHLNNFNINPIIKIDYMTQKAESKYLSVAVASILARAYYLDLCKQLLAKINYFDDYKNMLGSDNKTLERIKQHIKANKDLVNWREIFKVFFKPLEEFLNSLN, via the coding sequence ATGTCTAGTAATACTTATTCAATTAAAAAGTTATCAGATCAAGTAATTAAAAAATTTATTGATCAAATAAAGGAATTCGAGATCGATAACAACAACGAGTTTGTTTATAAACGATTTAATTATTATGATTATCTGATTATTAGTGTTTATAAAACTAATAGCATTCTTATCCAACCTACAAAATTAGCTAATTCTAAACATCTAAATACTTTTATTAATAAGTATTGTTTTTGAGAAACTAATAATAAAAATCAAACAACTTTAACTGATAAAACTACTTATAATAAGGTTCAAAAACAAACTAAAGCAAGTTCTAACCGTTTTTATAAAAATGATGCTTTATATGTTGATTTAACTAACGAATCAACGATTGGTTGTGATGAAGTAGGCGTTGGTGAGTATCTTGGTCCTATTGTTACTTGTTGCGCTTTGGTTAAAAAAGATGATTTTAATAGAGTCATCGAACTAGGAGTTAAGGATTCTAAGCAATTAACTGATGATAAGATTATCAGTATTGCTAACGAACTTAAGAAGTTTATTGATTATCAAATTTTTTGTTTTGATTCTACTCCGAGCGCTTTATGTTTTAACGAAATGTATGATAAATTAAAAAACATTAATGCACTTAAAGCTTATATGCATAATGCGGGATTAGATGCTTTTAATAAAAAGTATTTGATTAAAAGCAAAATTGTGTTGGATGAATTTGTAACTTCTAAGAAATATTATGAACATCTAAACAATTTTAATATCAATCCAATCATTAAAATTGATTACATGACTCAGAAAGCTGAATCTAAATATTTAAGTGTTGCAGTCGCTAGTATATTAGCAAGAGCATACTATCTAGATCTATGTAAACAGTTGCTAGCTAAAATAAATTATTTTGATGATTATAAAAATATGCTAGGTTCAGACAATAAAACGCTTGAAAGAATTAAACAACATATTAAAGCTAATAAAGACTTAGTAAATTGAAGAGAGATATTTAAAGTTTTTTTTAAACCACTTGAAGAGTTTTTAAATTCACTTAACTAA
- a CDS encoding ROK family protein, translating to MNNKIYLCFDVGATSVKYAYIDSLNLSIIKKGSFETKNSKGLFEKEMLITNLVKQIDLATKNYEIVFVGIATFGGVNIKTKTIIYTNESVKEYLHTNWDETINNNRQNKIDVVVLNDIKACSLAEFAKKDNDNGIMVTLGTGFGVCLYSRQDVYYGANYLAGEIGVLKILDGVDQDIDTACSAVITTNKIKAILKIDNLKLTDHNLINVNEQAKAIKQEWINNIVKTFKIINAFYDPEIFIIGGGVSSDELIINEIKNNLPLNFNKEVVGASLGNDAAFYGLIEYYQKHYK from the coding sequence ATGAATAATAAAATATATCTTTGTTTCGATGTTGGAGCTACTTCAGTTAAGTATGCTTATATTGATTCTCTTAATTTATCAATAATTAAAAAGGGGTCATTTGAAACTAAAAATAGCAAAGGACTATTTGAAAAAGAAATGTTGATAACAAATCTTGTTAAACAAATAGATCTAGCAACTAAAAATTACGAAATTGTTTTTGTTGGAATCGCTACTTTTGGTGGGGTTAATATTAAAACTAAAACAATTATCTACACAAATGAATCAGTTAAAGAGTATCTTCATACGAACTGGGATGAAACGATTAACAATAACAGACAAAACAAGATTGATGTTGTTGTTTTAAATGATATTAAAGCTTGTAGCTTAGCTGAGTTTGCTAAAAAAGATAATGATAATGGAATAATGGTAACATTAGGTACAGGATTTGGTGTTTGCTTGTATTCTAGACAAGATGTTTATTATGGAGCTAATTATTTAGCAGGTGAGATTGGTGTTTTAAAAATTCTTGACGGGGTTGATCAAGATATCGATACAGCTTGTTCAGCAGTAATTACTACAAATAAAATAAAGGCGATTTTAAAAATAGATAACTTAAAATTAACTGATCATAATCTTATCAATGTTAACGAACAAGCTAAAGCTATTAAACAAGAATGGATAAACAATATTGTTAAAACATTTAAGATTATCAATGCATTTTATGATCCAGAAATCTTTATTATTGGTGGTGGAGTTTCAAGTGATGAATTAATTATCAATGAAATCAAAAATAACCTACCTCTTAACTTTAATAAGGAAGTAGTAGGCGCTTCATTAGGGAATGATGCAGCTTTCTATGGATTAATTGAATATTATCAAAAACATTACAAATAA
- a CDS encoding LemA family protein has protein sequence MLVDPNKKTEAFNPNVDNTTYNAQASGGDSGLWWFLYILAWLTIVGGIILTIKWYGWGNELRRKQNEINQAASAIDINQVKRKDTLIKLVEQVKAQMNFEKSTLENITKLRSLSGSNSDMNKINDNEKIMNSISKAINVNFENYPNLKSSSAIAELMSSSQYIEAEISASRRLYNTKVTDFNQLIVSFPISVKAKSMRCHSLPLFAASEEDKKDVKMDSLSKMF, from the coding sequence ATGTTAGTAGATCCTAATAAGAAAACTGAAGCTTTTAATCCGAATGTAGATAATACTACATACAACGCACAAGCTAGTGGTGGCGATTCTGGTTTATGATGATTTTTATACATTCTTGCTTGACTAACTATCGTTGGTGGAATTATCTTAACTATTAAATGATATGGTTGAGGTAACGAATTAAGAAGAAAACAAAACGAAATCAACCAAGCGGCAAGTGCGATTGATATTAACCAAGTTAAGAGAAAAGATACTTTAATTAAGTTAGTAGAACAAGTTAAAGCGCAAATGAATTTTGAAAAAAGTACTTTAGAAAACATTACTAAATTACGCTCTTTATCAGGTTCTAACAGTGATATGAACAAAATTAACGATAACGAAAAGATTATGAATTCTATTTCAAAAGCAATTAATGTTAATTTTGAAAATTATCCTAACCTAAAATCTTCTTCAGCTATTGCTGAATTAATGAGTAGTAGTCAATACATTGAAGCAGAAATCTCAGCAAGCAGAAGATTATACAACACTAAAGTTACTGACTTTAACCAATTAATCGTATCATTCCCAATTTCAGTTAAAGCTAAATCTATGAGATGTCATTCTTTACCATTATTCGCAGCTTCAGAAGAAGATAAGAAAGACGTTAAAATGGATAGCTTATCTAAGATGTTTTAA
- a CDS encoding type I restriction enzyme subunit R domain-containing protein encodes MTYNSELEFEKEVIKKLQEYGWDGGLFENWNSKQIIDNFIEILHNNNSAPNKLGERRLSEDEVRRIIDIIKKEDTPYKFNKFLLNGNIIFRRDPDENGESKEIDLYIFNKNVNGGAKNIYQIIKQPRFNCLRDRNRRGDITLLINGMPLIHIELKNIGNGVISGFSQIKQYHSEGVFDEGLMSCVQLFVSMQPENAKYFANARSRSEYEQDYSKFSSEFCFNWTDDKNNKITDWKDFIKEFLAIPQAHLIISKFTIADAGDKTLKVLRSYQYHAVKKIEEKLEDSIISNTFEGGYIYHATGSGKTMTSWKAAEHIYDWIFEKNNLNGHYPLDKVIFLFDRVQLGHQSILEYRNFSDNSNKNIQDSTSTKELYNKIISRKAEDRIIKTSIQMIYRLISNEFYEEKLLKIANRRNVFIIDECHRSVFGEMFNGLRNMFSKSIWFGFTGTPIYAQNAKKAVFDKEFGNTTKQIFGDELHTYSIKQALDDKSILPVDPSIAKTVEYSFAKKRYARSKVFLDLNPDLNENEYLANASEKQKEEYANYLKKLQSLDDIKFEEKIDNSEKWFGKKHRIKVVNEILDNNNKLTSDKKFHSILATNSIVEAIDYFRLFEELSKDLPEDKKLKITAIFDPNVDNFYNVGQVVFEKDQFRKQAMDEIIEKYNNNFNTNWQPFEWDEYKKDVALRLAHKESYSYIDKTPEAVLDLVIVVDQMLTGFDSKWVSCLYLDKVLEYESLIQAISRTNRVHNEHGVKPHGSVVYYRKVATMKKNIDEAYRLFCEGNTDQIFVPNIKENIDKMNEAFRDICDIFIKDKKTNFDEKLEDPETCVEYIQKYYKLMSRFVSAKRQGFDWENVKELPSSNDQLYIEFDDFISYDDESEENKPNKKSVILIEEGLNQETFKFLKSRYEDAIAICKTYVDDIEKIIMQKSDDLPDDYYQQDGWISQEKSQIINNDYIEKLLKDYLNDGDEDKYKKGSKILSQANRLEMEKVRLDLKNNPTARERIKNSDGSGYEYSAYSEEIKKRYRDSKVINYLNSIGIDVNKDLDNCEYIISTIEDIYYQLKKTSKNREIASKIEELAEFYINDSEYDIFDKEKFCEYINKKNPENHISPNEWLWTELVDELYNWLISVELDY; translated from the coding sequence ATGACTTATAATAGTGAATTAGAATTTGAAAAAGAAGTAATCAAAAAACTCCAAGAATATGGTTGAGATGGAGGTCTTTTTGAAAATTGAAATAGTAAGCAAATTATCGATAATTTTATCGAAATTCTGCATAATAACAACTCTGCACCGAACAAGCTTGGTGAACGCAGACTTAGCGAAGATGAAGTTAGAAGAATAATTGATATTATCAAGAAAGAAGACACCCCTTATAAGTTCAACAAATTCTTATTAAATGGCAACATCATTTTTAGAAGAGATCCTGATGAGAATGGTGAGTCTAAAGAAATTGACTTATACATTTTTAACAAAAATGTAAATGGTGGAGCTAAGAACATTTATCAAATAATTAAACAACCAAGATTTAATTGTTTAAGAGATAGAAATAGACGTGGCGACATTACCTTATTAATTAATGGAATGCCATTAATTCATATCGAATTAAAGAATATAGGTAATGGTGTTATTTCAGGTTTTTCACAAATCAAACAATACCATTCTGAAGGTGTTTTTGATGAAGGTTTAATGAGTTGTGTTCAATTGTTTGTTTCGATGCAACCTGAAAATGCTAAGTATTTTGCAAACGCACGAAGCAGAAGTGAATATGAACAAGATTACAGTAAGTTTTCTAGTGAATTTTGTTTTAACTGAACTGATGATAAAAACAATAAAATTACCGATTGAAAAGATTTTATTAAGGAATTTTTAGCAATTCCTCAAGCTCACTTAATCATTAGTAAATTTACTATTGCAGATGCTGGAGATAAAACTCTTAAAGTTTTAAGAAGTTATCAATACCACGCTGTTAAGAAAATCGAAGAAAAATTAGAAGATAGCATAATTAGTAACACTTTTGAAGGTGGTTATATTTATCACGCGACTGGTTCTGGTAAAACTATGACCTCTTGAAAAGCGGCTGAACATATCTATGATTGAATCTTTGAAAAGAATAACTTAAATGGTCATTATCCTTTGGATAAAGTTATCTTTCTTTTTGACCGAGTTCAATTAGGTCATCAATCAATCCTGGAATATCGTAATTTTTCAGATAACAGCAATAAAAACATTCAGGATTCAACTAGCACTAAAGAGCTATACAATAAGATAATTTCAAGAAAAGCAGAAGATCGAATAATAAAAACTTCAATTCAAATGATCTATCGTTTGATAAGTAATGAATTTTACGAAGAAAAGCTATTAAAAATAGCTAATCGCAGAAATGTTTTTATTATTGATGAGTGTCACCGAAGTGTATTTGGTGAAATGTTTAATGGTTTAAGAAATATGTTTAGCAAATCGATCTGGTTTGGATTTACAGGAACCCCCATCTATGCTCAAAACGCAAAGAAAGCAGTATTTGATAAAGAGTTCGGTAATACTACTAAACAAATTTTTGGTGATGAATTACATACTTATTCAATTAAGCAAGCTTTGGATGATAAGAGTATTTTACCAGTCGACCCAAGTATTGCTAAGACGGTTGAATATTCATTTGCTAAAAAACGTTACGCTAGAAGTAAGGTTTTTCTAGATCTTAATCCAGATCTAAATGAAAATGAATACTTAGCTAATGCTAGCGAAAAACAAAAAGAAGAGTATGCTAATTACTTAAAAAAATTGCAATCATTAGATGATATTAAGTTTGAAGAAAAAATTGATAACAGTGAAAAATGGTTTGGTAAAAAACACCGAATTAAAGTTGTCAATGAAATTTTAGATAACAACAATAAATTAACTTCTGATAAAAAATTCCACAGCATTTTAGCAACAAATTCAATTGTTGAAGCAATTGATTATTTTAGACTTTTTGAAGAGTTATCTAAAGATTTACCTGAAGATAAAAAATTAAAAATAACCGCTATTTTCGATCCAAATGTTGATAATTTCTACAACGTTGGTCAAGTAGTTTTTGAGAAAGATCAATTCCGTAAACAAGCAATGGATGAGATCATTGAAAAATATAACAATAACTTCAATACAAATTGACAACCATTTGAATGAGATGAATATAAAAAAGATGTTGCATTACGTCTTGCTCATAAAGAATCTTATTCATATATCGATAAAACTCCAGAAGCAGTATTAGATCTTGTTATTGTTGTTGATCAAATGTTAACTGGTTTTGACTCTAAGTGAGTTAGCTGTTTATATCTAGATAAGGTTCTAGAATACGAATCATTAATCCAAGCAATTTCAAGAACTAATAGAGTTCATAATGAACACGGAGTAAAACCGCACGGATCTGTAGTTTATTACCGTAAGGTAGCTACGATGAAGAAGAACATCGATGAAGCTTATCGTTTATTCTGTGAAGGTAATACTGATCAGATTTTTGTTCCTAATATCAAAGAAAATATCGATAAAATGAACGAAGCTTTCCGTGATATTTGTGATATTTTTATCAAGGATAAAAAGACAAATTTTGATGAAAAACTAGAAGACCCTGAAACTTGTGTTGAATACATTCAAAAGTATTACAAATTAATGAGCAGATTTGTATCTGCTAAGCGTCAAGGTTTTGATTGAGAAAATGTAAAAGAACTTCCTAGTTCTAACGATCAATTATATATTGAGTTTGATGATTTCATTTCATATGATGATGAATCTGAAGAAAATAAACCTAATAAAAAATCGGTGATTCTTATTGAAGAAGGGCTTAATCAAGAAACCTTTAAATTTTTAAAATCACGTTATGAAGATGCGATAGCGATATGTAAAACTTATGTTGATGATATCGAAAAGATCATTATGCAAAAATCTGATGATTTACCTGATGATTATTACCAACAAGATGGTTGAATTTCTCAAGAAAAATCGCAAATTATTAATAATGATTACATCGAAAAACTATTAAAAGATTACTTGAATGATGGCGATGAGGATAAGTATAAAAAGGGAAGTAAAATTCTTTCTCAAGCTAATAGATTAGAAATGGAAAAAGTTAGATTGGATCTTAAGAACAATCCAACAGCTAGAGAAAGAATTAAAAACTCTGATGGAAGCGGTTATGAATATAGCGCTTATTCTGAAGAGATCAAAAAACGCTATCGCGATTCTAAGGTTATCAATTATCTAAACTCAATTGGTATTGATGTTAATAAGGATTTAGATAATTGCGAATACATAATATCAACAATTGAAGATATTTATTACCAACTTAAAAAGACTTCCAAAAATAGAGAGATTGCTTCAAAAATTGAAGAACTTGCTGAGTTTTATATCAATGATAGTGAATATGATATCTTTGATAAAGAAAAGTTTTGTGAGTATATAAATAAGAAAAATCCTGAAAATCATATTTCACCAAACGAATGATTATGAACCGAATTAGTTGATGAACTTTATAACTGATTAATTAGTGTTGAATTAGACTATTAG